A genome region from Chloroflexota bacterium includes the following:
- a CDS encoding HlyD family efflux transporter periplasmic adaptor subunit produces MSKISTKLLIVLFTCALIVSGIGCSSKPDSQEPKGRIITVQRGNLAVTVPVDGSLVMPQAFDLTFGAPGDVKDVYVEEGDFVRAGTILATLDDTAQRLDVRSANNTVQQTLSYLYETVPLLPQFPANDPNDNSGVGYPFYYPNATALSSLIWAQDEIFKARELFQAGKYSEAASELYVALSDLEPCVKILEDTINNPKSGLGNMAPFVPSDEAGITYFQIYQGQSFAVSYIIELRQAVDLIKQGQADIDKLRELIGQGKTDEAGTLFKVLLSRVDDIGKTVKNNINMIKTHIDTTIYGEAISLYFYGAAEENLDTALKGIERGDLNSSELHDNLRIAQHYMKLCNAILGSNDLVFQHGLSLQKEHGYKLDLQKDLVSLVNSEEDFLKTVIMAPFDGTVVSVDVKKNDVLSAQDYSSKGTIQLVDTTAIKFQGLVDEIDILKIETGQKATISVDAVSDRTFPGTVSFISPYASTDTGSVVKFAVTILLDPTDVELKGSLTATADIIVKNIENVLLLPVSAITTTSAGSFVDFINSATGQVEKRKVTLGSQSYQFAEILTGLNEGDEVVVQEKVTGAPITTGFPRRSQGPPPR; encoded by the coding sequence ATGAGCAAAATATCTACTAAATTGCTAATCGTTCTCTTCACATGCGCCTTGATTGTTTCGGGGATAGGCTGTTCCTCAAAGCCAGATTCTCAGGAACCAAAAGGGCGAATCATTACCGTACAGCGCGGCAACCTTGCAGTGACTGTGCCAGTGGACGGCAGCCTGGTAATGCCGCAGGCATTTGATCTGACTTTCGGCGCACCGGGCGACGTTAAAGATGTATACGTAGAAGAGGGGGATTTCGTCAGAGCCGGGACAATATTAGCCACACTGGATGACACGGCACAGAGGCTGGATGTAAGATCAGCCAACAACACCGTACAGCAAACACTGAGTTATCTCTACGAAACCGTGCCACTGCTGCCCCAGTTTCCGGCTAATGATCCTAACGATAATTCAGGTGTTGGCTATCCATTTTATTATCCCAACGCCACTGCTCTGTCATCCCTCATCTGGGCGCAGGACGAGATTTTTAAAGCGCGTGAACTATTCCAAGCCGGCAAATACAGTGAAGCCGCGTCTGAATTGTATGTAGCTTTATCTGACCTAGAGCCCTGCGTGAAAATACTTGAGGACACCATAAACAACCCGAAGTCCGGCCTGGGCAACATGGCGCCATTCGTCCCCAGTGATGAGGCTGGCATAACATATTTCCAGATATATCAGGGGCAATCATTTGCTGTGTCTTACATCATTGAGCTGCGCCAGGCGGTTGATTTAATCAAGCAGGGACAGGCCGACATCGATAAGCTGCGCGAGTTAATCGGGCAGGGCAAAACCGACGAAGCCGGCACGCTTTTCAAGGTCCTCTTAAGCCGGGTTGACGACATAGGCAAAACAGTAAAAAATAACATCAACATGATAAAAACGCATATCGATACGACCATTTACGGCGAGGCAATAAGCTTGTATTTTTACGGCGCTGCTGAAGAGAATTTAGATACGGCGCTGAAAGGTATAGAAAGGGGCGACCTTAACTCATCTGAACTACATGACAATCTGCGTATAGCGCAGCACTACATGAAGCTCTGCAACGCTATTCTGGGAAGCAATGACTTAGTGTTCCAGCACGGCCTCTCCCTACAAAAGGAGCATGGATACAAGCTCGACCTACAAAAAGACCTTGTTTCACTGGTGAATAGCGAGGAAGACTTCCTCAAGACGGTGATAATGGCACCTTTTGACGGCACGGTGGTAAGTGTGGATGTCAAAAAGAACGATGTCCTTTCCGCCCAGGATTATTCATCCAAGGGTACCATCCAGCTTGTTGATACCACGGCAATCAAATTCCAGGGGCTTGTCGATGAAATCGATATCTTGAAAATAGAAACCGGCCAGAAAGCTACGATTTCCGTGGACGCTGTGTCAGACAGAACATTCCCAGGCACAGTATCCTTCATCTCACCTTACGCCAGCACGGACACGGGCAGTGTTGTCAAATTCGCCGTGACCATCCTGCTTGATCCTACCGATGTCGAACTCAAGGGGAGCCTTACCGCCACAGCCGATATAATCGTAAAGAACATAGAAAATGTACTACTACTGCCGGTATCGGCTATCACCACCACATCTGCCGGCTCCTTCGTCGATTTCATAAACAGCGCCACAGGCCAGGTCGAGAAAAGAAAGGTCACTCTGGGTAGCCAGAGCTATCAATTTGCCGAGATATTGACCGGGCTGAATGAAGGCGATGAAGTCGTAGTTCAAGAAAAGGTTACCGGGGCACCCATAACAACAGGTTTTCCGCGGCGATCCCAGGGACCACCACCTAGATAG
- a CDS encoding HAMP domain-containing protein, which yields MELATGFRRLKVVHSLRFRLLAAFTLVILVVVGAIYLFVSQTTGVEFRRYGERSEQAHFGRVAFELHRYYREHGNWEGIQPYVEQWGNLYGRRIILTDSSGVVVADSQGELLGQQYHPDIPGMGLPPQLAQGEWFGQQHHPDMPGMGLSPPWEESSVGTFYISPEPSAVFPSTLSLSQAISRFLLWGALLAVAVALLITYFLSRRISAPVKALTLAARQLGQGDLSQRVQSKEKGEIGELAQAFNTMAENLGRSEQLRRNMIADIAHELRTPLSNLRGYLEAMHDGVIKPEPDAIRSLNEEADLLSVLVDDLQELSSAEAGELKLHCRKENIIKLLKQTVAVKQSQATAKGIALSSNLPKKLPLVSIESRRISQVLLNLIDNAITHTPQGGTITIAARQLDNWLEISVEDTGEGIPAEDLPNVFERFYRVDKSRARATGGTGLGLAIAKYLVEAHNGKINVQSELGKGSCFSFTIPVSK from the coding sequence ATGGAACTGGCTACAGGTTTTCGGAGACTCAAAGTGGTACATAGTTTGCGATTTCGTCTCCTGGCGGCCTTCACCCTCGTCATACTGGTTGTAGTCGGCGCCATATACCTATTTGTCAGTCAAACTACCGGAGTTGAATTCCGCCGGTATGGTGAACGAAGCGAGCAAGCACACTTTGGAAGAGTGGCATTTGAGCTGCACCGCTATTACCGCGAGCATGGAAACTGGGAGGGAATTCAACCCTATGTGGAGCAGTGGGGCAACCTATATGGACGAAGGATTATACTGACCGACTCTAGCGGAGTAGTAGTGGCTGATTCTCAAGGAGAGTTATTGGGACAACAATACCATCCTGACATACCAGGTATGGGCTTGCCACCGCAGTTGGCTCAAGGAGAGTGGTTTGGACAGCAGCACCATCCTGACATGCCGGGTATGGGATTGTCACCGCCGTGGGAAGAAAGCAGCGTGGGGACTTTCTATATCAGCCCCGAACCATCGGCAGTTTTCCCTTCAACGCTAAGTCTCTCCCAGGCAATAAGTCGTTTTCTTCTTTGGGGTGCACTACTGGCGGTTGCTGTTGCACTCCTAATAACTTATTTCCTGTCGCGTCGAATTTCAGCACCGGTAAAGGCTCTTACCCTTGCCGCCAGGCAGTTGGGACAGGGGGACCTGTCTCAGAGGGTACAGTCTAAGGAGAAAGGTGAAATCGGAGAACTGGCACAAGCCTTCAATACCATGGCAGAAAATTTGGGACGAAGTGAACAACTTCGCCGCAATATGATAGCTGACATTGCCCACGAGTTGCGGACTCCACTATCCAATCTCAGAGGTTACCTGGAGGCAATGCATGATGGTGTGATAAAGCCAGAGCCAGATGCCATCCGCTCCCTCAACGAAGAGGCAGACCTGCTATCAGTACTGGTTGACGATCTCCAGGAGCTGAGCTCGGCTGAGGCAGGTGAACTAAAACTGCATTGTCGGAAGGAAAATATTATCAAGTTATTGAAGCAAACGGTGGCTGTGAAACAAAGCCAAGCAACAGCAAAGGGAATAGCGTTATCCTCTAATCTGCCCAAAAAGCTGCCACTGGTGAGCATTGAATCCCGACGGATTAGCCAAGTCTTGCTCAACCTCATCGATAATGCCATAACTCACACACCACAAGGCGGTACCATAACTATAGCCGCCAGGCAGCTTGATAACTGGCTGGAGATAAGTGTAGAAGATACTGGTGAGGGTATCCCTGCTGAGGACCTGCCGAATGTTTTTGAGCGCTTCTATAGGGTGGATAAATCTCGAGCCCGAGCCACCGGCGGTACGGGTCTGGGGCTTGCTATTGCCAAATATCTCGTCGAGGCGCATAACGGTAAAATTAATGTACAAAGCGAGCTAGGAAAGGGGAGCTGTTTTAGTTTTACCATTCCGGTATCAAAGTAA
- a CDS encoding response regulator transcription factor has translation MAGKKVLVVDDDSKTVELVKLYLNRDGYRVMTSHDGIEALHLARESRPDLIVLDLMLPGMDGLEVCRTLRDESDVPIIMLTARTTDEDKLTGLGLGADDYVTKPFSPRELAARVRAVLRRLPGERGPVEIKHGKIVLNFLKQEASIAGKPLNLTPIEFKLLGILIKEPGRVFSRAELVEKALGYDYKGFDRTIDVHILNLRRKLEPDPRHPKYIKTVYGTGYRFSETQSGT, from the coding sequence ATGGCTGGTAAAAAAGTCCTTGTAGTTGATGACGATTCAAAAACGGTGGAATTGGTCAAGCTCTACCTTAACCGGGATGGCTACAGGGTTATGACCTCTCACGATGGTATTGAAGCCCTGCACCTGGCTCGTGAGAGTCGCCCTGATCTTATCGTCCTGGACTTAATGCTGCCCGGCATGGATGGGCTTGAGGTCTGCCGTACCCTTAGAGATGAGTCCGATGTGCCAATAATTATGCTCACCGCCAGAACTACGGACGAGGACAAACTGACTGGTCTGGGTTTAGGAGCGGACGATTATGTGACCAAGCCCTTCAGCCCGAGGGAGCTGGCAGCCAGGGTCCGAGCAGTGCTCAGACGCCTGCCGGGAGAACGTGGTCCTGTAGAGATTAAGCACGGCAAAATTGTCCTAAACTTCCTCAAACAGGAAGCATCCATTGCCGGCAAACCTTTGAATCTTACCCCCATTGAATTCAAGCTGCTGGGAATTCTCATTAAAGAACCTGGCAGAGTTTTCAGCCGGGCAGAACTTGTTGAAAAAGCTTTGGGCTATGATTATAAGGGCTTTGACCGCACCATCGATGTTCATATCCTGAACTTGCGACGGAAACTAGAGCCTGACCCAAGACACCCCAAGTACATAAAGACAGTCTATGGAACTGGCTACAGGTTTTCGGAGACTCAAAGTGGTACATAG
- a CDS encoding PadR family transcriptional regulator, with translation MDMFRDRFYRGERFFRGFGRESPFSKGDLKYVILDLLKEKSRYGYEIIRALEERSHGFYTPSPGVVYPTLQMLEEMGYASAKERDGKKVYTITKEGTKFLSEQKDFTDEVKSHMRRHWNPENIGVFMEMMGEFGELARMMGRRARRVAPDKMKRIREVISRASQEIKTILEEKED, from the coding sequence ATGGACATGTTTAGAGACAGGTTTTACAGAGGCGAGCGATTTTTCCGCGGATTCGGCCGGGAAAGTCCCTTTAGCAAGGGCGATTTGAAATATGTGATTCTCGACCTGCTGAAAGAGAAGTCGAGGTACGGGTACGAGATCATACGTGCTCTCGAGGAGCGCTCACATGGATTTTACACGCCGAGTCCCGGAGTGGTCTATCCAACCCTGCAGATGCTGGAAGAAATGGGCTACGCCAGCGCCAAGGAACGGGATGGGAAGAAGGTCTATACCATAACCAAGGAGGGTACTAAGTTCCTGTCGGAGCAGAAAGACTTCACCGACGAAGTCAAGAGCCACATGAGGCGTCATTGGAACCCCGAAAACATTGGCGTGTTTATGGAGATGATGGGCGAGTTCGGCGAACTGGCGAGAATGATGGGCCGCCGGGCACGGCGTGTAGCCCCCGATAAAATGAAGCGCATACGCGAGGTGATTTCGCGTGCTTCCCAGGAAATCAAAACTATATTGGAAGAAAAGGAGGACTGA
- a CDS encoding DUF5050 domain-containing protein translates to MRKSIFSVHAVGIVLIILIIVGAGISCAGMTSSPAGKKIAYAYKDKYNNIYIMDEDGLGQPLQITKDDTHLGSTEPAWSPDGKKIAFTSERYEGICVIDTDGTNEKVRICAKALYASVKIPSRIGFSSASPSWSPDGKKIVFSSEFSGSWEIYTMNADGTEAIRLTDNSAYDDYPRWSPDGNKVAFVSERDGNREIYIMNADGTSQVNLTNTPNAKDSLPRWSPDGKMLAFVSDRDGNWEIYTMNADGSKQTNITNNPQWDSSPSWSSDGKRVLFYSNREGDGDFYIMNSNGSKPIKITSTSSSNYRDPVWQP, encoded by the coding sequence ATGAGAAAAAGCATTTTTTCAGTTCATGCTGTGGGCATCGTCCTTATCATATTAATAATAGTAGGCGCAGGCATTAGTTGCGCTGGCATGACGTCTTCGCCTGCTGGGAAAAAGATAGCTTACGCTTATAAGGATAAGTATAACAATATTTATATAATGGATGAAGATGGACTGGGGCAGCCTTTGCAGATCACCAAAGATGATACACACCTTGGCTCTACCGAACCTGCATGGTCACCTGACGGTAAAAAAATTGCTTTCACATCTGAGAGGTATGAAGGTATTTGCGTCATAGATACTGACGGTACAAATGAGAAAGTTAGAATATGTGCCAAAGCATTATACGCCTCTGTCAAGATCCCTTCCAGAATAGGATTCAGCTCGGCGAGTCCTTCATGGTCACCCGACGGTAAAAAAATTGTTTTTTCATCCGAGTTCAGTGGCAGTTGGGAAATATATACCATGAACGCTGACGGCACCGAAGCCATTCGTCTTACCGATAATTCTGCTTATGATGACTACCCGCGTTGGTCTCCAGATGGCAACAAAGTTGCCTTCGTCTCGGAACGTGATGGCAATCGGGAAATATATATAATGAATGCTGATGGAACAAGCCAGGTTAATTTAACCAATACCCCTAATGCAAAAGATAGCCTACCCAGATGGTCGCCTGACGGAAAGATGCTTGCTTTCGTCTCGGACCGTGATGGTAATTGGGAAATATATACAATGAATGCTGATGGTTCCAAGCAGACGAACATCACTAACAATCCCCAATGGGATTCTTCCCCTTCATGGTCATCGGATGGAAAAAGGGTCCTGTTCTACTCAAACCGAGAAGGAGATGGTGATTTTTACATCATGAATTCCAATGGCTCCAAACCAATTAAAATCACCAGCACGTCGTCCAGTAATTACCGGGACCCAGTCTGGCAACCATAA
- a CDS encoding YraN family protein: MKRKELGDTGEKLAKDFLKKKGYKIRETNFRCREGEIDIIAQKKGCLVFVEVRTKTSSGFGSPEESVTFAKKEKLIASALTYLNSHQDLPESWRIDFVAVELDQKGKATRIELIENAIS, translated from the coding sequence ATGAAACGCAAGGAACTCGGCGACACCGGCGAAAAGCTGGCTAAGGACTTTCTCAAAAAGAAAGGCTACAAGATTCGCGAGACTAATTTCCGCTGTCGCGAGGGCGAAATAGACATCATCGCCCAGAAAAAAGGCTGTCTCGTTTTCGTCGAAGTCCGCACCAAAACCAGCTCCGGTTTCGGCAGCCCTGAGGAATCGGTGACATTCGCCAAAAAAGAAAAACTCATCGCCTCAGCCCTCACCTACCTCAACAGCCACCAAGACCTACCCGAGTCCTGGCGTATAGACTTCGTCGCCGTCGAGCTCGACCAGAAAGGCAAAGCCACCCGCATTGAGCTAATCGAGAACGCCATTAGTTAA
- a CDS encoding ribonuclease HII has protein sequence MQTKGNKPVFEPPSLVEENGLSVKGYRFIAGVDEAGRGALAGPVVAAAVILPQSPNFLWLKSVRDSKEILPAKREYLFDLIKQESVAIGVGIIAPQTIDVIGILNATKIAMCHAIEQLACPPDFLLIDYLRLPQLRISQKPIIRGDKLCLTIACASIIAKVTRDRIMVELDHLHPGYGLALHKGYGTKHHVSCLRQHGPSPIHRHSFAPVREAAQTK, from the coding sequence TTGCAAACTAAAGGCAATAAACCTGTATTTGAGCCTCCGAGCCTCGTTGAAGAGAATGGGCTTAGCGTCAAAGGTTATCGCTTCATCGCCGGCGTGGATGAAGCCGGACGTGGCGCCTTAGCCGGCCCTGTCGTCGCCGCCGCCGTGATTCTGCCCCAATCTCCCAACTTCCTCTGGCTAAAATCAGTTCGAGACAGCAAAGAGATACTTCCCGCCAAGCGCGAGTACCTTTTCGACCTGATAAAGCAAGAATCCGTAGCCATCGGCGTCGGCATAATCGCCCCTCAAACCATCGATGTCATCGGCATTCTCAACGCCACCAAGATTGCCATGTGCCATGCCATCGAGCAGCTAGCCTGCCCGCCAGACTTCCTGCTCATAGATTACCTGCGTCTGCCTCAGCTTCGTATCTCCCAAAAGCCGATAATCCGGGGCGACAAATTATGCCTCACCATCGCCTGTGCCTCGATTATCGCTAAGGTCACCCGAGACCGCATTATGGTGGAGCTTGACCATCTTCACCCCGGCTACGGCTTAGCCCTCCACAAGGGCTACGGCACAAAACATCATGTATCCTGCCTGCGCCAGCACGGCCCTTCACCCATCCACCGCCATTCCTTCGCCCCGGTAAGAGAGGCAGCACAAACAAAATGA
- the mnmA gene encoding tRNA 2-thiouridine(34) synthase MnmA, giving the protein MSKKRVAVALSGGVDSSTAALFLKEARHEVIGLTMRLWPEEEPLPGKQRHPCPSTSNIHDAEHICQTLGIPFHAINLEKEFKQYVIDYFCQEYAEGRTPNPCIACNRHIKFGFLLDHALSLDADYLASGHYARIEYCNDAYHLLKGIDPDKDQSYMLYTLGQEKLSRILFPLGNYLKADIRELARQNGLPTAGKPSSQDICFIASDYGAFLSQQFTPTPGEIVNSRGEVLGRHKGTVFYTVGQRHGLGLATAEPLYVTKIEPDKNQLIVGSKEDLYCPRLTSTEVSWISGKTPPKPMTLTVKIRYRSPEVAATIRPGPDSVEVSFRQPQPAVTPGQAVVFYQDNEVLGGGTIAN; this is encoded by the coding sequence ATGTCTAAGAAACGCGTAGCTGTAGCCTTAAGCGGCGGCGTTGATTCCTCAACGGCGGCTCTATTTCTCAAGGAAGCCCGCCATGAAGTCATCGGCCTGACCATGCGCCTGTGGCCTGAAGAGGAACCACTGCCGGGCAAACAGCGGCATCCCTGCCCATCAACATCGAATATCCACGATGCTGAACACATCTGCCAGACTCTCGGCATACCCTTTCATGCCATCAATCTGGAGAAAGAGTTCAAGCAATATGTAATCGACTACTTCTGCCAGGAATACGCTGAAGGTCGGACTCCGAACCCGTGCATTGCCTGCAATCGGCACATAAAATTCGGCTTCCTCCTCGACCACGCTCTTTCTCTCGACGCCGACTACTTAGCTTCCGGCCACTACGCCAGAATCGAATACTGTAACGATGCCTACCACCTGCTAAAGGGCATCGACCCTGATAAAGACCAGTCTTACATGCTATACACTTTGGGACAGGAAAAGCTAAGCCGCATACTCTTTCCTCTGGGGAATTATCTGAAAGCCGACATCCGAGAGCTGGCACGGCAGAATGGCTTACCCACCGCAGGTAAACCCAGCAGCCAGGACATTTGCTTCATCGCCTCGGACTACGGTGCTTTCCTAAGCCAACAGTTCACCCCCACCCCGGGTGAAATCGTCAACAGCCGAGGTGAAGTGCTGGGCAGACATAAAGGTACCGTCTTTTATACCGTGGGGCAGCGACATGGCCTGGGGCTTGCCACTGCCGAACCATTATACGTAACAAAAATAGAACCTGATAAAAATCAGCTAATCGTTGGCTCCAAAGAAGACCTTTACTGCCCACGGCTTACCTCCACAGAGGTGAGCTGGATATCCGGCAAGACCCCACCCAAACCGATGACGTTAACTGTTAAAATACGCTACCGGTCACCGGAGGTAGCTGCCACCATTCGTCCCGGGCCTGACTCAGTCGAAGTTAGTTTCCGTCAGCCACAACCTGCCGTCACTCCGGGGCAAGCCGTGGTTTTCTACCAAGATAACGAAGTTCTAGGCGGTGGCACCATTGCAAACTAA
- the tmk gene encoding dTMP kinase: protein MSLFITFEGSEGCGKSTQARALWRKLVRLGIPAKLTHEPGGTALGNQLRRILKRKRQDKISPLAELFLFAACRIQLVTEVIRPSLQQGEVVICDRFSDSTAAYQGYGRGLDLETIEKTNDLATQGIKPDLTIFLDIPTQKGLSRKQSKMNDRFESEDIAFHNKVRDGYLKLAAKEPERWLVIDATLPRARIGTIIWDRINRLLQAEKVSKHV from the coding sequence TTGAGTCTATTTATCACCTTTGAGGGCAGTGAAGGCTGCGGCAAGAGCACGCAGGCCAGAGCCCTGTGGAGAAAACTCGTTCGACTGGGCATACCCGCAAAGCTGACACACGAGCCCGGTGGCACAGCTTTAGGCAACCAGCTCAGGCGCATACTCAAAAGAAAACGCCAGGATAAAATCTCTCCCCTAGCCGAGCTGTTTCTGTTTGCCGCCTGCCGCATACAACTGGTTACAGAAGTGATTCGCCCCAGCCTGCAACAAGGCGAAGTGGTTATCTGCGACCGCTTCTCTGATTCCACTGCAGCCTATCAGGGCTATGGCCGCGGACTGGACCTGGAGACCATCGAAAAGACTAACGATTTAGCTACACAAGGAATAAAGCCCGACCTCACCATATTTCTGGACATCCCCACCCAGAAGGGACTGAGCCGCAAGCAATCAAAGATGAATGACCGCTTCGAGTCCGAAGACATCGCCTTTCACAACAAAGTAAGAGATGGCTACCTGAAGTTAGCCGCCAAGGAGCCAGAACGCTGGCTGGTGATAGATGCTACCTTGCCCAGAGCCAGAATTGGTACAATTATCTGGGACAGGATTAACCGTCTACTTCAGGCAGAAAAAGTCTCGAAGCATGTCTAA
- a CDS encoding AAA family ATPase, producing the protein MQKVIADDLDALLGVLPQHIRQALLAQPENSELLEVVLDLGRPPEARYPHKEVILNPTEVTDSDIEHVVSGIGSFSGDNRAGIERTLHRISAIRNREGRIVGLTCRVGRAVFGTVKIIQDLVESGKSVLLLGRPGIGKTTMLREVARVLADDFRKRVIVVDTSNEIAGDGDIPHPAIGHTRRMQVPTPTMQHAVMIEAVENHMPEIIIIDEIGTSLEAEAARTIAERGVQLIGTAHGNTLENLMMNPTLSDLIGGIQTVTLGDEEARRRHTQKSILERKAPPTFDIVVEIQERDRVIVHSDVGQAVDAILHRRPQETEIRWLDENGEVRKDKATTSHILDKREPAPKREGFRIYLFGLNRSKLEEAAKEKGINLELTNELTGSNLLLTTKNYYRRKPQKLIDAEIAGIPIYAVKSNNLPQLRQCLDTIYSPHKDVPINSAIEEAEQAITQVKEGKGPVELSPQNAYIRRLQHLLAERHSLTSHSLGKEPKRRVQIIKG; encoded by the coding sequence TTGCAAAAAGTAATCGCTGATGATTTAGACGCCCTGCTTGGTGTCCTGCCACAACACATCCGCCAGGCACTTCTTGCACAACCTGAAAACAGTGAATTACTTGAGGTAGTTTTAGACCTCGGTCGTCCTCCTGAAGCCCGCTATCCACACAAGGAGGTAATCCTCAACCCCACAGAGGTCACAGACTCAGATATCGAGCACGTAGTCTCTGGCATCGGCAGCTTTAGCGGCGACAACCGCGCTGGCATCGAGCGCACGCTACACCGCATTTCAGCTATACGCAATCGTGAAGGGCGAATCGTAGGCTTGACCTGCCGCGTAGGCAGAGCTGTCTTCGGCACGGTGAAAATCATCCAGGACCTTGTCGAGTCAGGCAAAAGCGTGCTGCTCCTAGGCCGACCTGGTATCGGCAAAACAACCATGCTGCGTGAGGTAGCTCGAGTCCTGGCTGATGACTTTAGAAAACGGGTGATCGTCGTTGACACGTCCAATGAAATCGCCGGTGACGGCGATATACCCCATCCCGCCATAGGACACACGCGGCGGATGCAGGTGCCAACACCGACTATGCAACACGCGGTGATGATTGAAGCCGTGGAAAACCACATGCCCGAGATAATCATCATCGATGAAATAGGCACCAGTCTGGAAGCTGAAGCTGCCCGAACCATCGCCGAGCGTGGTGTCCAATTAATAGGCACCGCCCATGGAAATACCTTAGAGAACTTAATGATGAACCCTACCCTGTCCGACCTCATCGGCGGCATTCAAACAGTGACCCTAGGAGATGAAGAGGCGCGGCGGCGGCACACCCAGAAATCAATCTTAGAGCGCAAGGCGCCACCCACCTTCGATATAGTCGTCGAAATTCAGGAACGAGACCGGGTAATTGTCCACTCGGATGTAGGTCAGGCCGTAGATGCTATCCTCCACCGCAGGCCTCAGGAAACCGAAATCCGCTGGCTTGATGAAAATGGCGAAGTGAGAAAGGATAAGGCAACAACTTCCCACATACTAGACAAGAGGGAGCCAGCACCAAAAAGAGAGGGATTTCGCATATACCTTTTCGGCCTCAACCGTTCTAAGCTGGAAGAAGCCGCCAAGGAAAAAGGAATTAACCTAGAGCTTACCAATGAACTTACAGGAAGCAATCTTTTGCTTACCACCAAGAACTACTATCGCCGCAAGCCGCAGAAGCTAATAGATGCCGAGATAGCTGGCATTCCCATCTACGCTGTGAAAAGCAACAATCTTCCCCAGTTAAGACAATGCCTTGACACTATCTACTCGCCACATAAAGACGTACCCATAAATTCCGCCATCGAAGAGGCCGAGCAGGCGATTACCCAGGTGAAAGAAGGCAAGGGGCCTGTAGAACTGAGCCCTCAAAATGCCTACATTCGTCGTCTGCAGCATCTCCTGGCCGAACGCCATAGCCTGACTTCTCACAGCCTGGGCAAAGAGCCCAAAAGAAGAGTGCAGATTATCAAAGGCTAA
- the pdxT gene encoding pyridoxal 5'-phosphate synthase glutaminase subunit PdxT, with protein sequence MKIGVLALQGAVTEHIQMLSALNAEAVPVRLPPELNGLDALVIPGGESTTISKLLSDYGLLEPIRKLAKKSFPIFGTCAGLVLLAKKVPNLEMEPIGVMDIEVERNAFGRQVDSFEADLKIPALDNGTFHGIFIRAPIIQKAERGVEVLCQLNGKPVAVRQGKLLACAFHPELTDDLRFHRYFLDLVKEKLFAKSNR encoded by the coding sequence GTGAAAATCGGTGTCCTGGCTCTGCAGGGAGCTGTGACTGAACATATACAGATGCTATCCGCTTTAAACGCAGAAGCCGTCCCCGTACGCTTGCCCCCAGAGCTCAATGGCCTGGATGCACTGGTCATCCCCGGTGGAGAAAGCACTACCATCAGTAAACTACTGTCAGACTACGGTTTGCTGGAGCCGATACGCAAGCTCGCCAAAAAAAGTTTTCCCATCTTCGGCACTTGCGCCGGTTTGGTGCTTCTAGCCAAAAAAGTGCCCAATTTAGAAATGGAGCCTATCGGGGTCATGGACATAGAGGTGGAGCGTAATGCCTTCGGCAGGCAGGTAGATAGCTTTGAAGCCGACCTGAAGATACCAGCCCTGGACAACGGGACTTTCCACGGCATTTTCATCAGAGCCCCGATAATCCAAAAAGCTGAACGTGGAGTTGAAGTATTATGTCAATTAAATGGCAAGCCGGTAGCTGTCAGGCAAGGTAAGCTACTCGCCTGTGCCTTCCATCCGGAACTGACCGATGACTTGAGGTTCCACAGATACTTCCTCGACCTCGTCAAGGAGAAGCTATTTGCAAAAAGTAATCGCTGA